The following proteins are encoded in a genomic region of Porphyrobacter sp. CACIAM 03H1:
- a CDS encoding SUF system Fe-S cluster assembly protein translates to MDSSTEKPPRARVQDAIDTDDAAPRQRDYLDGFLAAKPAADTVGGEGSDLQAAVIEALREIYDPEIPVNIYDLGLIYGVEVDDNADATVTMTLTTPHCPVAESMPGEVELRVSSVPGIRDAEVNLVWDPPWGPHKMSDEARLELGML, encoded by the coding sequence ATGGACAGCTCGACCGAAAAGCCCCCCCGCGCCCGGGTTCAGGACGCGATCGACACGGACGACGCGGCCCCGCGCCAGCGCGACTATCTCGACGGCTTCCTCGCCGCCAAGCCTGCCGCAGACACGGTGGGCGGCGAGGGCAGCGACCTGCAGGCCGCCGTGATCGAGGCGCTGCGCGAGATCTATGACCCGGAAATCCCGGTCAACATCTACGATCTCGGCCTGATCTACGGGGTCGAGGTCGACGACAACGCCGATGCCACCGTCACCATGACGCTGACGACGCCCCATTGCCCCGTCGCGGAGTCCATGCCCGGCGAGGTCGAGCTGCGCGTCTCCAGCGTACCGGGAATCCGCGATGCCGAGGTGAACCTCGTCTGGGACCCGCCGTGGGGCCCGCACAAGATGAGCGACGAGGCGCGGCTCGAACTGGGGATGCTGTGA
- a CDS encoding GNAT family N-acetyltransferase, translating into MTITLADYRDTRDAADVVALLDAYARDPMGGGEPLRDDVKARLTGDLAANPQAFSLIARLEERAVGLANCFTGYSTFAAAPLVNIHDLAVLPDARGKGIGRALLAAVEAEALKRGACKITLEVLSGNPARHLYAACGFGDYQLDPATGHALFWQKRLT; encoded by the coding sequence TTGACCATCACGCTCGCGGATTACCGCGACACCCGCGATGCGGCCGACGTCGTGGCGCTGCTCGATGCCTATGCGCGCGATCCGATGGGCGGGGGCGAGCCTTTGCGCGATGACGTCAAGGCGCGCCTGACCGGCGATCTGGCCGCCAACCCGCAGGCCTTCTCGTTGATCGCGCGTCTGGAAGAGCGGGCGGTCGGCCTTGCCAACTGCTTCACGGGCTATTCGACCTTCGCCGCTGCGCCGCTGGTCAACATCCACGATCTCGCCGTCCTGCCGGACGCACGTGGCAAGGGCATCGGCAGGGCGTTGCTCGCCGCCGTCGAGGCCGAGGCCTTGAAGCGCGGCGCGTGCAAGATCACATTGGAAGTGCTGAGCGGCAATCCCGCGCGCCATCTCTACGCCGCCTGCGGGTTCGGCGACTACCAGCTCGATCCCGCTACCGGGCACGCGCTGTTCTGGCAGAAGAGGCTGACATGA
- a CDS encoding HesB/IscA family protein, with protein MTDTTTTTRAAPKAAVTLTPSAEARIAELMAKAPEGAIGVKLSTPRRGCSGLAYSVDYVTTEAKFDEKIVTPGGVFYIDGASVLYLVGSIMDWREDDFTAGFVFENPNAKGACGCGESFMV; from the coding sequence ATGACCGACACCACCACCACCACGCGCGCCGCACCCAAGGCCGCCGTCACCCTGACGCCCTCTGCCGAGGCGCGCATCGCCGAGCTGATGGCCAAGGCCCCCGAAGGCGCGATCGGCGTCAAGCTCTCGACCCCGCGCCGCGGCTGCTCCGGCCTCGCCTATTCGGTCGACTACGTCACCACCGAGGCGAAGTTCGACGAGAAGATCGTCACCCCGGGCGGGGTATTCTACATCGACGGTGCTTCGGTGCTCTACCTCGTGGGCTCGATCATGGACTGGCGCGAGGACGATTTCACCGCCGGCTTCGTGTTCGAGAACCCCAATGCCAAGGGTGCCTGCGGCTGCGGCGAGAGCTTCATGGTGTGA
- a CDS encoding EI24 domain-containing protein: MSAVPAALLKALGQLGDRAVLAVLVKSVAVTLAVFALAGWGLYEGLAVVLREERVAALLPEGFAPAAQALAALVIGLAAFWFLFRVVALAVLQFFADEVVAAVEARHYPALAGQARPLPLAREVSVAVRGLLRVVGYNLLALPVAAVLTVTAIGPAVVFLAVNALLLGRECTDMAWLRHCAGDERGNPVGAGERFLLGAAVAGLMLVPLANLLAPVVGAAAGTHLVLRRLEGSARR; this comes from the coding sequence ATGTCCGCCGTCCCTGCCGCGCTGTTGAAGGCCCTCGGCCAGCTTGGCGACCGCGCCGTTCTGGCGGTGCTGGTCAAGAGCGTGGCCGTGACGCTGGCGGTGTTCGCGCTGGCCGGCTGGGGGCTCTACGAGGGCCTCGCGGTGGTGCTGCGCGAGGAGCGGGTCGCCGCGCTCCTGCCCGAGGGCTTCGCCCCCGCCGCGCAGGCGCTCGCCGCGCTGGTGATCGGGCTGGCCGCCTTCTGGTTCCTGTTCCGCGTGGTCGCGCTGGCGGTGCTCCAGTTCTTCGCCGACGAGGTCGTGGCAGCGGTCGAGGCGCGGCACTATCCGGCGCTGGCGGGGCAGGCGCGGCCGCTGCCGCTCGCCCGCGAGGTGTCGGTCGCGGTGCGCGGGCTGCTGCGGGTGGTCGGCTACAACCTGCTGGCCCTGCCGGTGGCGGCGGTGCTGACCGTCACCGCGATCGGTCCGGCGGTGGTGTTTCTGGCGGTCAACGCCCTGCTGCTCGGGCGCGAGTGCACCGACATGGCGTGGCTGCGGCACTGCGCGGGCGACGAGCGCGGCAACCCGGTCGGCGCGGGCGAGCGGTTCCTGCTCGGCGCGGCGGTGGCGGGGCTGATGCTGGTGCCGCTCGCCAATCTCCTCGCGCCGGTGGTGGGCGCGGCGGCCGGGACGCATCTCGTGCTGCGGCGGCTGGAGGGGAGCGCGCGGCGATGA
- a CDS encoding adenosine kinase: protein MPEPTPPRYDVIAIGNAVVDVIASCEEELIEELQLNRGGMTLIDEARAEELYEAMPPAREVSGGSAANTLAGLATLGLQCAFIGQVAEDQLGKVFRHDMRATGIDFDTPAREGEPATGRVLIFVTPDGERTMNTFLGAGQFLPAAALDEDLIASGAILYLEGYLWDPEEPRRAMRRAIEVARDAGRKIAFTASESFVIDRHGDDFRSMIDEGVIDILFVNETELATLTGEDDFEAGLAAVAGKVPVLVATRSEKGAVAIAHGERAEVAAVPVIKVVDTTGAGDQFAAGFLSGYVKGEPLTRCLKRGAICASEVISHYGPRPEADMQALMAERL, encoded by the coding sequence GTGCCCGAACCGACCCCGCCCCGCTACGACGTGATCGCCATCGGCAACGCCGTGGTCGACGTGATCGCCTCCTGCGAGGAGGAGCTGATCGAGGAGCTCCAGCTGAACCGCGGCGGCATGACCCTGATCGACGAGGCGCGCGCCGAGGAACTCTACGAGGCCATGCCCCCGGCCCGCGAGGTCTCGGGCGGCTCGGCGGCGAACACCCTGGCGGGGCTCGCCACGCTCGGCCTCCAGTGCGCCTTCATCGGGCAGGTCGCCGAGGACCAGCTCGGCAAGGTCTTCCGCCACGACATGCGCGCGACCGGCATCGATTTCGACACCCCCGCGCGGGAAGGCGAGCCGGCCACGGGCCGCGTGCTGATCTTCGTCACCCCCGATGGCGAGCGGACGATGAACACCTTCCTCGGCGCAGGCCAGTTCCTCCCTGCCGCCGCGCTCGACGAGGACCTGATCGCGAGCGGCGCGATCCTCTATCTCGAAGGCTATCTGTGGGACCCCGAGGAGCCCCGCCGCGCCATGCGCCGCGCGATCGAGGTCGCGCGCGACGCCGGCCGCAAGATCGCCTTCACGGCCTCCGAAAGCTTCGTGATCGACCGCCACGGCGACGATTTCCGCAGCATGATCGACGAAGGCGTCATCGACATCCTGTTCGTCAACGAGACCGAGCTGGCGACCCTGACCGGCGAGGACGATTTTGAAGCAGGCCTCGCGGCGGTGGCGGGCAAGGTGCCGGTGCTGGTCGCCACCCGCAGCGAGAAGGGCGCCGTCGCCATCGCCCACGGCGAACGGGCAGAGGTGGCCGCCGTGCCGGTGATCAAGGTCGTCGACACCACCGGCGCGGGCGACCAGTTCGCCGCCGGCTTCCTGTCGGGCTACGTCAAGGGCGAGCCCCTGACCCGCTGCCTCAAGCGCGGGGCGATCTGCGCCTCGGAAGTGATCTCGCACTACGGCCCGCGGCCCGAGGCGGACATGCAGGCGCTGATGGCCGAGCGGCTCTGA
- a CDS encoding sensor histidine kinase, whose amino-acid sequence MSGHETDCERRREAGLANANLRLQAVLDNASFAIFLMDDRQRCIYMNAAAEELTGYTLDEVLALDRPLHDIIHHTHPDGRPFPLHECAIDRAFPEHAQTRGEEMFVHRDGHFYPVAFCASPIRDEASQTIGTIIEVRDISQYRRAQANQRVLINELDHRVKNTLATVQAIAGQTFEGSDAAALASFKNRLTALSKAHEVLTRNAWEPTALDRIAGSVAGTFGPDRFTLAGPELIVSPKVTVALMMALHELATNAVKYGSLSIPGGRVRISWRHEPPDDSVLEVVWEESDGPPVTPPTRTGLGMRLIEEQLAYEFGGSTQIRFEPGGLLCTIDLPLA is encoded by the coding sequence GTGAGCGGACACGAGACGGACTGCGAGCGGCGGCGCGAAGCAGGGCTCGCCAATGCGAACCTGCGGCTCCAGGCGGTGCTCGACAACGCGTCCTTCGCCATCTTCCTGATGGATGACCGGCAGCGATGCATCTACATGAACGCGGCCGCCGAGGAGCTCACCGGCTACACGCTCGACGAGGTCCTAGCGCTCGACCGGCCGCTTCACGACATCATCCACCACACCCACCCCGACGGGCGGCCCTTCCCGCTGCACGAATGCGCGATCGACCGGGCCTTCCCCGAACATGCCCAGACGCGCGGGGAGGAAATGTTCGTGCACCGCGACGGTCACTTCTATCCCGTCGCATTCTGCGCCAGCCCGATCCGCGACGAGGCGTCCCAGACCATCGGAACGATCATCGAGGTGCGCGACATCTCGCAATACAGGCGCGCGCAGGCCAATCAGCGGGTGCTGATCAACGAGCTCGACCACCGGGTGAAGAACACCCTTGCAACGGTGCAGGCGATCGCGGGCCAGACCTTCGAGGGCAGCGATGCGGCGGCGCTGGCCAGCTTCAAGAACCGGTTGACCGCCCTGTCCAAGGCGCATGAAGTGCTGACCCGCAACGCGTGGGAGCCGACCGCGCTCGACCGCATCGCCGGCAGCGTGGCCGGGACCTTCGGGCCCGACCGCTTCACGCTGGCCGGCCCCGAGCTCATCGTCTCGCCGAAGGTGACGGTCGCGCTGATGATGGCGCTGCACGAGCTTGCCACGAATGCGGTGAAGTATGGATCGCTGAGCATCCCCGGCGGCCGGGTGCGGATCAGCTGGCGCCACGAGCCCCCGGACGACAGCGTGCTGGAAGTGGTGTGGGAGGAAAGCGACGGCCCGCCCGTGACCCCGCCGACCCGCACCGGCCTCGGCATGCGGCTGATCGAGGAACAGCTCGCCTACGAATTCGGCGGAAGCACGCAGATTCGCTTCGAACCCGGCGGTCTCCTCTGCACGATCGATCTGCCTCTGGCCTAG
- a CDS encoding ribonucleoside-diphosphate reductase subunit alpha, with translation MDFKASDNVPDDAVNTEVTNESETGAGAGDEKAVTMKTMDTGSDALIAAKAGEALVDAMATAMKDAGKTDSKKVNDRRFAIVTDASRDARLTDFGKETLTDRYLLPGETYQDLFARVADAYADDQDHAQRLYDYISNLWFMPATPVLSNGGTNRGLPISCYLNSVEDSLEGIVGTWNENVWLASKGGGIGTYWGNVRGIGEPVGLNGKTSGIIPFVRVMDSLTLAISQGSLRRGSAACYLDISHPEIEEFLEIRKPSGDFNRKALNLHHGVLVTDEFMQAVREGAEFTLRSPRDGSERGKVDARSLFQKLVETRLATGEPYIVFSDTVNRMMPKHHRDLGLKVSTSNLCSEITLPTGIDHLGNDRTAVCCLSSLNLETWEEWKGDKQFIEDVMRFLDNVLQDYIDRAPDEMARAKYSASRERSVGLGVMGFHSYLQQKGVAFESAMAKALNLQMFKHIHAKASEASMLLAQERGPCPDAADMGAMERFSCKMAIAPTASISIICGGTSACIEPIPANIYTHKTLSGSFIVRNPYLEKLLEKKAKNSTNVWNSILERGGSVQHLDFLTPEEKAVYKTSFEIDQRWLLEFAADRTPYIDQAQSLNLFIPADVDKWDLMMLHYQAWERGIKSLYYLRSKSVQRAGFAGGVEADNTSEAPRIELAANGEQTDYEECLSCQ, from the coding sequence ATGGATTTCAAGGCGAGCGACAACGTGCCCGATGACGCGGTGAACACCGAAGTGACCAATGAAAGCGAAACCGGCGCGGGTGCGGGGGATGAAAAGGCTGTGACGATGAAGACGATGGATACCGGCTCCGACGCCCTGATCGCCGCCAAGGCGGGCGAGGCGCTGGTGGACGCGATGGCCACGGCCATGAAGGATGCGGGCAAGACCGACAGCAAGAAGGTCAACGACCGCCGCTTCGCGATCGTCACCGATGCGAGCCGCGACGCGCGCCTCACCGATTTCGGCAAGGAAACCCTGACCGACCGCTACCTGCTGCCCGGAGAGACCTATCAGGATCTCTTTGCCCGCGTGGCCGATGCCTATGCGGACGATCAGGACCACGCCCAGCGGCTCTACGACTACATTTCGAACCTGTGGTTCATGCCCGCCACGCCCGTTCTCTCGAACGGCGGCACCAATCGCGGTCTGCCGATCTCGTGCTACCTGAACTCGGTCGAGGACAGCCTCGAAGGGATCGTCGGCACCTGGAACGAGAACGTGTGGCTCGCTTCGAAGGGCGGCGGGATCGGCACCTATTGGGGCAATGTCCGCGGCATCGGGGAGCCGGTGGGCCTGAACGGCAAGACCAGCGGCATCATTCCCTTCGTGCGGGTGATGGATTCGCTGACGCTGGCGATCTCGCAGGGCTCGCTGCGGCGCGGCTCGGCCGCCTGCTATCTCGACATCTCGCACCCCGAGATCGAGGAGTTCCTCGAAATCCGCAAGCCTTCGGGCGACTTCAACCGCAAGGCGCTGAACCTCCACCACGGCGTGCTCGTCACCGACGAGTTCATGCAGGCGGTGCGTGAAGGCGCCGAATTCACCCTGCGCAGCCCCCGCGACGGGTCGGAGCGCGGCAAGGTCGATGCGCGCTCGCTGTTCCAGAAGCTGGTCGAGACCCGGCTGGCCACCGGCGAGCCCTACATCGTCTTCTCCGACACCGTGAACCGCATGATGCCCAAGCATCACCGCGATCTCGGGCTCAAGGTCTCGACCTCGAACCTGTGCTCGGAAATCACCCTGCCGACCGGGATCGACCACCTTGGCAATGACCGCACGGCGGTGTGCTGCCTCAGCTCGCTCAACCTCGAGACCTGGGAAGAGTGGAAGGGCGACAAGCAGTTCATCGAGGACGTGATGCGCTTCCTCGACAACGTGCTGCAGGACTACATCGACCGCGCGCCCGACGAGATGGCCCGCGCCAAGTATTCCGCCAGCCGCGAGCGCAGCGTCGGCCTCGGGGTGATGGGCTTCCACTCCTATCTCCAGCAGAAGGGCGTCGCCTTCGAGAGCGCGATGGCGAAGGCGCTGAACCTCCAGATGTTCAAGCACATCCACGCCAAGGCCTCGGAAGCCTCGATGCTGCTCGCTCAGGAACGCGGGCCCTGCCCCGATGCCGCCGACATGGGCGCGATGGAGCGGTTCAGCTGCAAGATGGCGATCGCGCCGACCGCGTCGATCTCGATCATCTGCGGCGGGACCTCGGCCTGCATCGAGCCGATCCCGGCCAATATCTACACTCACAAGACCCTTTCGGGCAGCTTCATCGTGCGCAATCCGTACCTCGAAAAGCTGCTCGAGAAGAAGGCGAAGAACTCGACCAACGTCTGGAACTCGATCCTCGAGCGCGGCGGCTCGGTCCAGCACCTCGACTTCCTGACACCCGAGGAGAAGGCGGTCTACAAGACCAGCTTCGAGATCGACCAGCGCTGGCTGCTCGAATTCGCCGCCGACCGCACGCCCTATATCGACCAGGCCCAGTCGCTGAACCTGTTCATCCCGGCCGACGTCGACAAGTGGGACCTTATGATGCTGCACTACCAGGCGTGGGAACGCGGCATCAAGTCGCTCTACTACCTGCGCTCGAAGTCGGTGCAGCGCGCCGGGTTCGCGGGCGGGGTCGAGGCCGACAACACCTCCGAGGCGCCCCGGATCGAGCTTGCCGCCAATGGCGAGCAGACCGATTACGAGGAATGCCTGAGCTGCCAGTAA
- a CDS encoding ribonucleotide-diphosphate reductase subunit beta: MSLLEARPTYKPFQYPWAYDFWKRQQQIHWMPEEVPLGEDCRDWAQKITDHERNLLTQIFRFFTQADVEVQNCYHENYGRVFKPTEVKMMLAAFSNMETVHIAAYSHLLDTIGMPEAEYSAFLEYEEMKDKHDFLGQFGVDTDEDIARTLAAFGGFTEGLQLFASFAMLMNFPRHNKMKGMGQIVSWSVRDESLHCEGIIKLFHTFCEERQCLTKAVKEDLIDICQKTVRLEDAFIDLAFEMGPVDGMSAKEIKRYIRYIADWRLKQLGLQEIYMIEEHPLPWLAPLLNGVEHANFFETRATEYSKGATRGNWNDVWSSFDKRQKAKAANEGTAEEAEAGLFGAEAAE, from the coding sequence ATGTCGCTTCTCGAAGCCCGCCCGACCTACAAGCCCTTCCAGTATCCCTGGGCCTACGACTTCTGGAAGCGCCAGCAGCAGATCCACTGGATGCCCGAGGAAGTGCCGCTGGGCGAGGATTGCCGCGACTGGGCGCAGAAGATCACCGATCACGAGCGCAACCTGCTCACCCAGATCTTCCGCTTCTTCACCCAGGCCGATGTCGAGGTGCAGAACTGCTACCACGAGAACTACGGCCGCGTCTTCAAGCCGACCGAGGTCAAGATGATGCTCGCCGCCTTCTCCAACATGGAGACGGTGCACATCGCCGCCTATTCGCACCTGCTCGACACCATCGGGATGCCCGAGGCGGAATACAGCGCCTTCCTCGAATACGAGGAGATGAAGGACAAGCACGACTTCCTCGGCCAGTTCGGCGTCGACACGGATGAAGACATCGCTCGCACGCTCGCGGCCTTCGGCGGCTTCACCGAGGGGCTCCAGCTCTTCGCCTCCTTCGCCATGCTGATGAACTTCCCGCGCCACAACAAGATGAAGGGCATGGGCCAGATCGTCAGCTGGTCGGTCCGCGACGAGAGCCTGCATTGCGAGGGCATCATCAAGCTGTTCCACACCTTCTGCGAGGAACGCCAGTGCCTCACCAAGGCGGTGAAGGAGGACCTGATCGACATCTGCCAGAAGACCGTCCGCCTCGAGGACGCCTTCATCGACCTCGCCTTCGAGATGGGCCCGGTCGACGGCATGAGCGCCAAGGAGATCAAGCGCTACATCCGCTACATCGCCGACTGGCGCCTGAAGCAGCTGGGCCTCCAGGAGATCTACATGATCGAGGAACACCCCCTGCCGTGGCTCGCGCCGCTGCTGAACGGGGTGGAGCACGCCAACTTCTTCGAAACCCGCGCGACCGAATATTCGAAGGGCGCAACCCGCGGCAACTGGAACGACGTGTGGTCGAGTTTCGACAAGCGCCAGAAGGCGAAGGCGGCGAATGAGGGCACTGCGGAAGAGGCCGAGGCCGGGCTGTTTGGGGCTGAGGCTGCGGAGTAG
- a CDS encoding endonuclease domain-containing protein, with translation MPDWKPRDTARARSLRREATPAERALWVFLSRSQTGAKFSRQMPVGPWFADFLCRELLLVVELDGFSHDVTPERDARRDAWMAAHGYTVLRFTNEDVHSNVEGVVSAIRQEVERLRGLKGRAHP, from the coding sequence ATGCCAGACTGGAAGCCCCGCGACACCGCCCGCGCCCGGTCGCTGCGGCGCGAGGCGACCCCGGCGGAGCGGGCCTTGTGGGTGTTCCTCTCCCGCAGCCAGACCGGCGCGAAGTTCAGCCGCCAGATGCCGGTCGGGCCATGGTTCGCCGACTTCCTGTGCCGAGAATTGCTGCTGGTGGTGGAACTCGACGGCTTCAGCCACGATGTCACCCCCGAACGCGACGCGCGCCGCGACGCATGGATGGCGGCGCACGGCTACACGGTGCTGCGCTTCACCAACGAGGATGTGCACAGCAATGTCGAGGGCGTCGTGAGCGCGATCCGCCAGGAAGTCGAGCGGCTGCGGGGGCTGAAAGGAAGGGCCCACCCCTAA
- a CDS encoding thermonuclease family protein codes for MTRPAPFRRRWLALAAAPLAALGALALWPEAGEAQDSEGRGEPHRALFPVCSGPVRVTCVVDGDTIWYRGTKIRIADIDTPEIARPGCPQERALGERATERLRQLLNAGGFALETPPGGRTRDRYGRELRIVTRGGQSIGAVLVREGLATRWGGPRRRWCGA; via the coding sequence ATGACACGACCGGCCCCCTTCCGCCGCCGCTGGCTGGCGCTTGCCGCCGCACCTCTTGCCGCCCTTGGCGCGCTGGCGCTCTGGCCGGAGGCCGGCGAGGCGCAGGACAGCGAGGGCCGGGGCGAGCCGCACCGCGCGCTCTTCCCGGTGTGCTCCGGGCCGGTGCGCGTCACCTGCGTCGTCGACGGGGACACGATCTGGTACCGCGGCACCAAGATCCGCATCGCCGACATCGACACCCCCGAGATCGCCCGGCCCGGTTGCCCGCAGGAGCGTGCCCTTGGCGAGCGCGCGACCGAGCGGCTGCGCCAGCTCCTCAACGCCGGCGGCTTCGCGCTCGAGACGCCCCCCGGCGGCCGCACCCGCGACCGCTATGGCCGCGAGCTGCGGATCGTCACCCGCGGCGGCCAGAGCATCGGCGCGGTGCTGGTCCGCGAGGGCCTCGCCACCCGCTGGGGCGGGCCGCGCCGGCGCTGGTGCGGGGCCTAG
- a CDS encoding YdcH family protein, whose translation MSAHTPNELADTFPEDAAALHRLKLTDAHFARLAERHHEVNRTIHRIECEAEAASDERLEELKRERLRLLDDIAAMLEQAPAE comes from the coding sequence ATGTCCGCACACACGCCCAACGAACTGGCCGACACCTTTCCCGAGGATGCCGCCGCACTCCACCGCCTGAAGCTCACCGATGCCCATTTCGCGCGCCTCGCCGAGCGGCATCACGAAGTGAACCGCACGATCCACCGCATCGAATGCGAGGCCGAGGCGGCGAGCGACGAGCGGCTGGAGGAACTGAAGCGCGAACGGCTGCGCCTGCTCGACGATATCGCCGCGATGCTGGAGCAGGCACCGGCCGAATAG
- the argB gene encoding acetylglutamate kinase: protein MTEKLNHTPPRSGADTPELFKAEVLIEALPYFQRYAGRTFVVKYGGHAMGDPEAARDFAEDIVLLKAVGINPVVVHGGGPQIGQMLKRLGVESTFVDGLRVTDAATAQVAEMVLSGAINKELVGWIAGAGGKAIGISGKDGGLVTARKVSRTTRDPDSNIEQAVDLGFVGEPASVDTTVIDTMVAAGMIPVIAPIAPGEDGATYNINADTMAGAIAAALGAARLFLLTDVPGVLGAGGELLTDLTPADIARLREDGVIRGGMVPKLETCVAAVQSGCEAAVVLDGRVGHAMLLEFFTARGAGTLVRA from the coding sequence GTGACCGAAAAACTCAACCACACGCCGCCCCGCTCGGGCGCGGACACGCCCGAACTCTTCAAGGCCGAAGTGCTGATCGAGGCGCTGCCCTATTTCCAGCGCTATGCCGGGCGGACCTTCGTGGTGAAATACGGCGGCCACGCGATGGGCGACCCTGAGGCGGCGCGCGATTTCGCGGAGGACATCGTGCTTCTGAAGGCCGTCGGCATCAACCCGGTGGTGGTCCACGGCGGCGGCCCGCAGATCGGCCAGATGCTGAAGCGGCTGGGGGTGGAGAGCACCTTCGTCGATGGCCTGCGCGTGACCGATGCGGCGACGGCGCAGGTCGCCGAGATGGTCCTCTCGGGCGCGATCAACAAGGAGCTGGTCGGCTGGATCGCCGGCGCGGGCGGCAAGGCCATCGGCATCTCGGGCAAGGACGGCGGGCTGGTGACCGCGCGCAAGGTCTCGCGCACCACCCGCGATCCCGACAGCAACATCGAACAGGCGGTCGACCTCGGCTTCGTGGGCGAGCCGGCGAGCGTCGACACCACCGTGATCGACACGATGGTGGCCGCCGGCATGATCCCGGTGATCGCCCCGATCGCGCCCGGCGAGGACGGGGCGACCTACAACATCAACGCCGACACCATGGCCGGCGCGATCGCTGCGGCGCTGGGCGCGGCGCGGCTGTTCCTGCTGACAGACGTGCCGGGCGTGCTCGGCGCCGGGGGCGAGCTGCTCACCGACCTCACCCCCGCCGACATCGCGCGGCTGCGCGAGGACGGGGTGATCCGCGGCGGCATGGTGCCCAAGCTCGAAACCTGCGTCGCGGCGGTGCAATCCGGCTGCGAGGCGGCGGTGGTGCTCGATGGCCGGGTGGGCCACGCGATGCTGCTCGAATTCTTCACCGCCCGCGGCGCCGGCACGCTGGTGCGGGCCTGA
- a CDS encoding YggT family protein, which translates to MTDALLQIFIMVVNTANMLLIIWFIIGLLFAFNVVSPSNQFAYAVHDALSRLFEPALRPIRKVMPDTGAIDFSPMVFLMLLNAVGYILQGALA; encoded by the coding sequence ATGACTGACGCACTTCTCCAGATCTTCATTATGGTGGTGAACACCGCCAACATGCTGCTGATCATCTGGTTCATCATCGGCCTGCTTTTCGCCTTCAACGTCGTCAGCCCGAGCAACCAGTTCGCCTATGCCGTGCACGATGCGTTGTCCCGCCTGTTCGAGCCGGCGCTGCGCCCGATCCGCAAGGTCATGCCCGATACCGGCGCGATCGACTTCTCGCCGATGGTGTTCCTGATGCTGCTCAACGCCGTCGGCTACATCCTCCAGGGCGCGCTCGCCTGA
- the folD gene encoding bifunctional methylenetetrahydrofolate dehydrogenase/methenyltetrahydrofolate cyclohydrolase FolD: MPEAVRIDGKGFADGLRARIAAAAEAFALHAGRRPGLAVVLVGEDAASQVYVGAKGRACIEAGIASFEHRLPATTGAAELLVLIERLNRDPEVDGILVQLPLPEGLDEQAVIAAIDPDKDVDGFHVINAGRLSVGQEGFVPCTPLGCLMLLRDHLGDLSGLEAVVIGRSNIVGKPMAQLLTDANATVTIAHSRTRDLPEVVRRADIVVAAVGRPEMVRGDWIKPGATVIDVGINRLPPTEDRPKGRLVGDVAYAEALGVAGAITPVPGGVGPMTIAVLLRNTLVAAHRHAGMDAPSGI; encoded by the coding sequence ATGCCGGAGGCGGTGCGGATCGACGGCAAGGGCTTCGCGGACGGGCTTCGTGCGCGCATCGCCGCGGCGGCGGAGGCCTTCGCCCTGCACGCGGGCCGGCGCCCGGGGCTTGCGGTGGTGCTGGTGGGCGAGGACGCGGCGAGCCAGGTCTATGTCGGCGCCAAGGGCCGCGCCTGCATCGAGGCCGGGATCGCAAGCTTCGAGCACCGCCTGCCCGCCACCACCGGCGCGGCCGAGCTGCTGGTGCTGATCGAGCGATTGAACCGCGATCCGGAGGTCGACGGCATCCTCGTCCAGCTGCCGCTTCCCGAGGGGCTCGACGAACAGGCGGTGATCGCCGCGATCGATCCCGACAAGGACGTGGACGGGTTCCACGTCATCAATGCCGGGCGGCTCAGCGTCGGGCAGGAGGGCTTCGTCCCCTGCACGCCGCTGGGTTGCCTTATGCTGCTGCGCGATCACCTCGGCGACCTCAGCGGGCTGGAGGCCGTGGTGATCGGCCGGTCGAACATCGTCGGCAAGCCGATGGCCCAGCTGCTGACCGACGCCAACGCCACCGTCACCATCGCGCACAGCCGCACGCGGGACCTCCCCGAGGTGGTGCGCCGCGCCGATATCGTGGTCGCCGCGGTCGGCCGGCCGGAGATGGTGCGCGGGGACTGGATCAAGCCGGGCGCGACCGTGATCGATGTCGGCATCAACCGTCTGCCGCCCACCGAGGACAGGCCGAAGGGTCGCCTCGTCGGCGATGTCGCCTATGCCGAAGCGCTTGGCGTGGCGGGTGCGATCACGCCCGTGCCGGGCGGGGTCGGGCCGATGACCATCGCGGTGCTGCTCAGGAATACACTGGTCGCGGCGCACAGGCACGCGGGGATGGACGCTCCTTCCGGGATCTAA